A segment of the Daphnia pulex isolate KAP4 chromosome 10, ASM2113471v1 genome:
GATGTAATATGCCCCATTTATGTCCAAGACACCAGGCAACTCCATGTCGCTAGCACGATTTGCAGCCTCCTCCGGAAGAAGAATTTCCTATAGTTATTAGAAATCGTTAGACTGGgaaacaaacattaaaaatgtaCTTAATGATGTAACTTACATTGAATGACTGGTACAAAAGATTCCATCCGTCAGCAGttgatccttttttgttttgggacGGTTGCGTATTGGCTGCTGCATGCAGTGTCAACTTTAAGACACATTTCATGCGTCCAGGAATATCTAAATGATAAAAtagtttattaatttaaactgaATTATGACAGGATACATTGAAATACAAACCAAAGTTTTCTTCAGCTTCCTCTGCCTTCCTTAAGATATCTAAGACGGCTAAACTCTTCGTAAATTTTCAAGATCAAATGAATCGAACTCGGTTTTCAGCGCCTCACCAAAGTTATCTAcaattatttcaaagaaatCTTTAAATTATTCTAATACGTCAATTGTTACATTGAATGGGACGTTTCCTCTCCCTCTTAAATCTATCACCACGTTTGTTACCACTCCCTGCAAGGCCATTCTTGTTGCAATCATTTTGTCTTTCAATAGGGGCGGTTATTAGGTCTATTGtctatgatttcattttccgcCTGAACATTGTCATTATCGTGCAAACCAAGgtcatcaatttcttcactTTCAGACATAACAACGACCCCACCCTCTGTATTAAAGGAATGGAATTTTTCGAAGTGCCTACCGTAATTGTAAATGTAGTCGCATGTAGCTTGGCAATATGGTTCACAACAAGGAATGGGAAAGTCTAGTTCTCCATACTGCTTATGATGGCCTAAATTAATCTAAATATCCTTTATGGACTTCActgcaacacattttttacacGAAGGacaattaaacattttcaCTACAGTAAAATAAACAGAATTATCAACgcacaaaatcaaaacacacTTCTTTACTGCAAGAGTGATGTTTCAAACTGTGTCTTGGTGTTAGTTCATATTCCCGCCATTCTTTATTTGCTGATTATGTACCGTTCCCTTTacatttttgaacaaaaattgaTATAATTGACAACGCCTTTCTTCGTTTCATTATTCACAAATATTCTCAGTCTTTGTTCTTTGAATCGAAATTATATTTAGTCATAAGCTAATTGAATCAGTATGTATCCATTTTTTGTGATAGACGATTACATGCACGATTACTCGTGTAAAATCTGGGCTCTTGTGTTTTGGGAACCCGTCCCATTTATATTCCCATTTTATGGGGACacctttaattttattgatgttAATAAAATTTCCGACAAACGTATGTTAACGGACCCTTCTGTAACTGGCGAGATTTCAGTGAATCTCTTTGGTATCATGGAGCATTCCATCGCACGAGGGAACTTTATTGCAATAGCAAGTATAGTCGTATATATTAGTAATTCATTCCTGTTTAGGCTATTTTATAgcatgtatattttttttagctgtCCACCGTGAACTGGAAATTCTAGCACAAGAAGAgatcagaaaaaaagcagAACGTTTTATCGGTGATCAAAAGGCATACCAATCCCGGCAAGGCAGTTGAACTGATTGTTTATGCTTTTGCTGTTTCACGTTCTATTAGAttgctaaataaaaatttggaagTATGTTATTTGTCGTGTTtttcgctcctttttttgtgcaTAGTCTTTGAAGCGcgcacaaaataatttttgaagttTTCTATTAGTTCAAAGACGGATTCGAACACACTGATGAAAATGACAGTACTGATTTAACTGCCTGATACTCTATCTATGAGCTATTTGTTCTTATATATCAATATTAGTTAAAATAGAagtttattttgtaatgagAAAGTTGGGACTTAGTGAAATTTGGAAGAAACAAGCCGTTGATAATTTTCTGCTAGGATGTATACAAACTAAAGATAAGGTTTGCAATAAACTTGATTATCAAACCAATTCACGCGATAtatactttttatttcatttgttgatgtttcaaaatgtttgttttttacatccCGCCAAAGAGATGCaaaaagttaacatttttacgTTTTCTGAACGCAATGTTTAGTTAAATCATGTGTCGTTGAATGAGGGGCGTTTATTAGGTTTAATGTCCAAAGTGGCGCGAaggtaaaaatgagaaaaagaaatttactccattttttaaaccttgtgtttccgttttgaaaacatagaatttagaatattttcaaagcaTGGtcatgtttccctttttcaacaCAGCGTTTCTTAGAGAGTACGATCTCTGTATTCACTGGAAGACTTTTGTTTCGATCTTGAAACAAGTTTCGTTGACGTACAAGCGCCACTGCCCATTCTATTTGAATTGTTAGTCAAATTGATGCGGGTTAGTGAAGACGAAGATGAGGAATAGTTGGTGGACGATCTTCATTGGTATGTTTTGTTCGTAGTTTAAAGGTCGTGAATGTTGtcgatcaaaattttaaacgaATTCCCTCCTCAACTTCAACCGCCAACATTTCTTTCCTCTTATATGTAGTCGGTTCATAAAAAATCTGCATCTTTTGGACGTGACTTTCGGAGAGGTCGGGCAGTGGGACGCCAGTGAATTTTGCGTCATTTTGTCAGTGCCCGCTGTTATTGCAACTGTTCTGCGGACTTACTTTGAAGGCTCCATTCTTCAGACATTGATTTGTCAGGAGTAAGTCATCAATTCTGCTTGATTTATATTAGCTAAGAGTTATACTTGTAGATTTCTGTTATTTATGATTTTAAAGATGTGGTCACTCGTCAGATAGCTATcagacttgttgttgttcgctTGGGATTTGCCCCTTCCGCTGAACAGCTACACTATTGGTGACTGTTTGAAATCTTATATGGCTCAGGAGGAGTGCGAATGGGATTGTTCCGCTTGTGATTGTAAGAAAGCAATCATGGTGAAGTCGATTGAAAAAATCCCGTGGTAAATAAGTTTCAGTTTTTCCGGGTTTTTTTCCCGTAAGTGGCatttaatgtgtttttttttgtcctagTGTGCTGATGATTTCCTTGAAACGTTTTTTGAATGGCATAAAAAATCAAGCGCtaattgtttttccaaatgtttgGTAGCCGTTCAAGATTTCAGGCGGCACCTCCAGCAACTTTTCTCTTCAGTCGCATGTGACTCACCTTGGTGACACTGTCGATTCCGGTAATTTGTTATAAAATGTCATTTATTactggaaattaaaaaaaattgttttagaaGAAACTGTTACCAATAGGCTATTGGTAAAAGTTTGTGACCTGTTATTAGTGATTTCGCGTTAACCTTatgtgatttgtttttttctgggtttTCTTGGGGTGGGGAATTTTCCAGGTCATTACGTTTGCCAAAGCAAAGGTAGCGATGGAGTGATACGGCTATTTGACGACGACTGAGTTAACCAGTAACCGTGGGGCGAAGTGCGAACACTCGGAAGCCgcttatataattttttatgttcgaATTTAAATTAtcgtccttttttaaaaaatgcatgtTTCTTGTGGTTTATTCAATTCAGAGATGTAAGATGTAATCTAGATTGTATCAAACGAAGCTTTCTGGTTATTGCGGAAGCCCTCCGTTTTCATCCATCTGATGGTTGTTTGTCTTCGATTGCTTTCTCTTCACGTAAAAAGCCACCAGTTGCCATTGAATTGCTGCATCGGATTTTCCGTTTTACTTCCAGTCCTTGTCGTCACATTTCTGTAAAATTGTATATGCTCCTACGGAATGATTATTATGCCTTCCTCCGCCTCCTTCGTGTAATAAAACAACATTCAAGACAACGCCTAGAGACAATTGTTTGGGGTACATCTCAAAAGAAGCACAACATGCGAGCTTTTCATCGTGTATCTTTGATTGCccattgcagcagcagcaggccggCTCTTTGATATTTATTCGCCCGTCACCCCTGTAAGCATCACTAAGAGTAGGATCGCTGTTAGAGTCGTCCTAGTCCggtattgtttgtttttttcatagaaatgttttcgtccctttttctattcattatTCCGCAGGATATATACTTGGGTTTAGGGTAACAGAAAAGTCGGATAGAGTTACGGGCTCTCCCGCGTATTTTCGACCGAGAAAttggagattttttttctttactgctCGAGTGCTCCTATTTTCGATGTATTAAGCAAGTAGCACGTGACCAGTTGGGGTATTGGAGTCTCTCTCGAGTAGTCGAACGTATGTCGAGAAAGCGACCAAATTAATGATATTCTTTTGGAGAGAAGATAGATTGACCGCGGgatcaaaaaataatatacgGAATCATCATCGCTCATGATATAGCCAACACCGCTCATCCAGGCAGCATAATAAGGCAGAACCATGGTCTATGAGGAGGTGGTGCCGTCACCATGTTGGAATTGGCCGTAAGTCGCCGTGAGATCCCCCGGGTGGGTCGAAGAGGgagagggggaggagggaaaGTGCGGATGTCCAGAGTACAGCATACATTTCGTCCTAAGGAATTGCACCTTGTTTTCTTCAGTCCGGCATAGTTTGCCAGAAAAACTTGTGTAACACTTTTCTAATCAACAGtctgaaatcaaaataatttttatttttgtgattgGAGAGTGTGGTTTTGTCTGATTCATCGCCGCCGTTTACGGTAGGAATTTGTAGTTGTTTGATGGCTGTTGCACTGGCCGAAGATATGCCATTTGGATGCCTGGTGTGGCACTCCCCGCAGTATTCCACTCCAATTCCTTTGaggtgaattattttttgctcTTATATATGTTGTATGTGACAATTTTTTGATGTTCTATAATTGATTGCATGTTTAATGTGCCAAtttttgcgtgtgtgtgtgcgtaacTGGTACGCTGACTaatgtgttgttttttggttgtaTCTTTAATGACATGTTATAGGCCAGTCGAGGGTGTTACAACGTTCACGGTTGGACGCAGTTATTTGTGCGTCGTGACTGTTCCGCCTGAGATTGCGGTACGGTCCGTTTACAAGCGGATCGCAGAGAGAAAACACTTCAAGCTGACAAGGCTTGAGAATGGGAAAATTGGGCTGACGGGTTACACGATGGCGGGCACGTTTGTCAATGGCGTGAAAGTCAAGTTTCTATACACGGCAACTCTTAAAGACGGCGATGTGGTATCGTTGATATCTTTCGAGAAAGGGCCATCGTTCAGCTTTCAAACTGGCGTCTCTACCATTTCTTCAAACAATGTCGGTGATGTTGTTAATTGGTAAGACTGGGTTTTTTTCGATTATCTTTTCTATATTTGTTTATATGTTTGCCAATTTTTGCCTAGCTTTCAATTTCACGgtttttttatgtgtgtgtgtgcttattttcttttttgttatttattttaagtgTTGGCGATGGAGAGCGACTGGTTGGTGTTTGGCAGTTGGGCAACACTGGCGAGCCATCAAATGCTGGCTGTGATCAGCAAGGTTAGTGTTTCATTTGCAAGATATTTTGTTGAGCCCGAAGATAAATAAATGGTGGTTTTATTTGCAGTTTGTTACTGATTGATGTGACCGTTGGTGTGGACTGCtgcgaggaagaagaagaccaaggTCGGCGATTAACTGTTTATTACAAAATGCTCAGTTACTTTCTTATTGACTCTGTCTCAATAAACACACATTTGTTAGAAAATACGCCCTCCTAACGCAAATAAATCATATCATGTGATATTAGAAAGTACAAACAGAACAAAATTGAGCATACCAGAAGTACGCAATCCAAATACCCTTAAGAAcgaagtaaaacaaacaaaaaaaagttgggtttttagttttccttttGCTGCCATGAATCTatttgaaagaataataatttatttccctgatttatttatttttctatgtcTAACAAATCGTTgctgatttcaaaattgatattatttattttagaaatgtttgaattaaagAATCATTTGAGAATATTCAGTTTGGggtaatataatttttttttattgttggaaGCAGTGTTAATCACCTCACTTCCCAAAGGGCGAACTAGGAAAAAGGACTTAAAAAAGCGTCTACTGAGTTTTGGTCTACTTTATTTGCGTTTCCATGGTTACCGAATTTTCTCTGCTAAGCCAGAGGCCTTCACACTCAGATTCTTTAATGAAATCTAGAAGACAGCGTTAGTTCTCTGAACGCCCGTAACCTTCAACTGTAGTCTAGTACGTTCACTGTTTCATGGTCTACGtaatggttaaggcctgtaaaCTTGAATGTAGTCATTTGACGGCGAGAAGATCGCAGAATTCTttatagatgttattccaatgaaaaagtagtagacgAGCAAAAAGTCGttcgcagtttacgccgatgcgcaccacagcggccgatagcagaaataagattgttattacgcttgacaccTTATCTAGGCCAAATACTTTGTTCTACAAGCAGAcggttctctttttcttactATCATTTTTGAGCAAACAAGAAAGGATGTTGCGCACTGGTTTTATGAAGCCTTGAACCATACGGTTGGATTTTATCTCTTAATGAGATAAAGGCCAGCAACAGATATTAACCTTAACCCTAGAGGATATAAGATAGTAACTAATGGTTGCCGTTCTAGACCGGAAATTTACTAAACATTTCTCCTTATTCTAGTGATCCTATAATAAggacaattaaaattaattttaaactatTTTCTGGTTTCAAATACGTCAGAATCTTATTTGCATTACGTGGAAATTATGAACGCGGGAGTGGACCGTGGCGGCAAAATCGTTTTGGCTCTGGAGAACGTCGGAGTGGCTCCGCAAATGGATAAGTTCCGAGTTGAAGGATTGGCTTACAACGGCATTAATCGACGTCCAGTTGTGATGCGCGGAGCCACTCTTACGGGCAACATCGGATACGGAATTTACGTCAACACGTCCAGCGGTTCCGTCCTGTTGGACGCTTGCATAGTGTCCGACAACGGCCAGGAAGGTGTCAAGTACGTCTTTCACGACGCGAGTCGAGATCGTGCTTCTTCCTTGCCCTCACATAATTCGGGGCGCTTATGAATGGAAACCCCAGTGCTGGAATTGCTGGCCTCATCAAAACCAACAGTGGCATTTGGACTTTATGGCTTtactaaaaaatttgaatttgtatttaataaaTGCAAACAGtcgagaaaaatattgttaaTTACTTACATGCAAGGCCAGTTTTAGCTTTCAGCTCGTTGAATACTGTTCTGAACACATTCAAGTAGAACTCTTTAAACTCGGACGATTGCTTGTATACAGACGCAGGTTGGTCAGTTGCCGAAATCTTATGTTCCAAAAACATTTGCTCTAGTATGACGTGAGCCTTGTTTGAAGAATCTCGTTTCCATATCTTTTGTCTAGgctttcaattgaaaaaagaaaaaaacgggactCACGCGTTCTGTTACTGAAAAAATCAACGGGAGATTAATTCGTCTGTAATTACTTCTTAAGTGTTGCCAGACTGATATTTGAAAATCTTATTTATTccttattaattaaaaaacagttGATTTCTCCCTAATTTGTGCAAAAGttttatttccaaatttatttcCACCAAGTTATACCATTGAAAACAAAGGTTTcgctgaaaattttttaaatgccgAAAGTAAGGTTTCGATTCGAAAGTAAACTTTCGCTgaaaacataaatttcaaGGAGCATATTGTCAGTCAATATGGGCCCTTATGCCATAAATTTTGCATAACTAGAGTCTCAAGCCCACCTTACGCCAGATTTCGAGCATAAGTTTCATAAACGTTATGCAAAGCAAAATCTTTTGGCAATCATAAGGGCGAAACTTCggccaaaaatcaaaacttcgCCCTTATTATTGCCAAAAGATTAAAAAGGATAAGATGCTGAGCTGATTTTAGAATtctattgaaaagaaacgggaaacTTTTAAATGGCACGCACTCTCCAAGGAAGGAATCCATCAAGTGCTGCATCGAGGATATTCACGGAACCACGGccaagaatttcttttgaaatttgggGAAGGTCCAACACAGAAATgcaggaaaaaaggaacggaACATCGTTCGAGCAATCTCAGAAACattatgaaaacaaaaatccggCGTAGTTCATAACTGTCAAATTTTTCGTCCATTagggaaagttttttttccaagcgaatattttttccaaaactgttttaatttttccttttttgtgttgttgttgcatacGACCCACTCCTATCACGTTATAATGTTCAGTGAGATTGTGTCGAATGAAATCATCTTGAGTAAACCGACGAGAAGATTATACAGCTGATTCTATGATTGGGCAACTCTGAAAATGTTTGCCTATTCTCctgtgaaattttgaaaaaaaaacgttaagaGACATCCATTAGGATTTAGAGAAACTATTGCGCATTTTAATTCCATGCAGAGATTCTGCTGGCTGGTCAACTTCTCTATCCCATGCAATAGtaatttgtttccttcttttccctgCACAGTgcacatgcccaaacatgttTCAATATTTTGGTCTTATTTCTGTGAAATGTCCCTTAATGCGTTGAGGTCCAAACATGATTCCATCCTACACATGACAAAATGTCGAAGAAAATGTCGATGCAACAAACGACACCGGTGGAATTTAAAGTTTACTTTCGAACGTTCTTTAGTACTCAGACAGACAAAGTAATGCGATATTAGaataacaaacgaaaaaacaacttgCAGATGAAAGTCTTGTGTTGTTATcatttatttactttgataTTGTAGGCGTGTAAGTGCAAAACTCAACTGGGAGGGACAAAAAGGCGTTTTAACTAAAAGATGAGCACAAGAattgttaaattttgtttgacacGTGACGTGACGTCTAACACTGCTGACTCTTAAATtcctcttttaatttttggcgATTTTATTTGGCTTCAATATCGCCTGTTTTCTCTACTCCAGCAACATCCATTTCAGTACTAGGCTCTTCTTTCTtatcaatttcattcaaatattttaaaactttattcCGGGCTCGCTGTAATCGTTCTGGGCTGCATTTCACTGAGGGTTTTACTGGTTCTATCGGTGCACACATTTTGCAAGGCCACTATTGATGTACAAAGGTCCTGGCATAGATGACCAACCTGGTGACCCCAGTAGACAATCTGGGGGTTGCCGGCCCTGTTGGACAACACGGTGGCCCTGGCAAGGATGGATTCTCCGATGGACCAGGAGCCCCAAACAAAGATGGACTGGTTTCCCAGGTGAATTAATTTTCCCTGAAACTCCCCCTTTTAGTTTTCCATTATCACTGTAATGTCTGAgcttaaaaaatcattttgtatTTAAGGCGCTACCGGACAACCCGGCAAATCAGGCAAATGTGGTCTTAACGGAGGCCCCGGCGCTGAGAAGGATGCCCTAGAGACCATGCATGGGTTTTACAAACAAAGGTGGTTGGCTTGCCACACTATTGGGAGTTAAAGGCGAAGACATTGAACATCATGTAAATTGCTCTTCTACACCAAGAATTACGAAAAGAACATGTTTTGAACTTGAACACTGCACTGATTGGTTAGTAAATATGTATCCCCATTTTTCCATAGGATGCCTttgagaaaaaggaggaaacaaaGGACTATCCTATATGCGTTAGTTGACCACGACGACAAGACACGTTTTTCACATGACAGCACTAACGACTGGtaagttgaaatattttaacttgtCCGCAGCCCTGGCAACTACAACTGATCAGATTGTACAGCTCCAATTGGTGTCTGTCCCTGCCCACCCGGGCCCGTAATCCGACACCAGAAACCAGATTATGATCCCCATTTATCCGGTTGAAATACCGGatcgattattaaaaaaacagctaAAACTGACTCAACAGCTGTTCGTCTGCATTGTTTGGGGCCTTAATTAGGCTCCTCCCACCAAAGATGGCTGAACAGCCAAATTTGGGAAGGAGGAGCCTAATACAACTTTGCACTTAAATATCTCGCGAAATAAATGTTTTCGAGGTAACAaacttttcgaaaaaattatcTCCGTGAAAAATTACTTCAggc
Coding sequences within it:
- the LOC124205744 gene encoding uncharacterized protein LOC124205744; the protein is MKCVLKLTLHAAANTQPSQNKKGSTADGWNLLYQSFNEILLPEEAANRASDMELPGVLDINGAYYIKIDNSAVALTETKSFEQSVGYLLIYYHILDINYP